The following proteins are encoded in a genomic region of Anabas testudineus chromosome 13, fAnaTes1.2, whole genome shotgun sequence:
- the ccnl1a gene encoding cyclin-L1a, whose translation MAAGPLSVSSNASTNNDGILIGDKVYSEVYLTIDNSLVPEERLSPTPSMLDGLDLNTETDLRILGCELIQSAGILLRLPQVAMATGQVLFHRFFYSKSFVKHSFEIVAMACINLASKIEEAPRRIRDVINVFHHLRQLRGKKTPSSLILDQNYINTKNQVIKAERRVLKELGFCVHVKHPHKIIVMYLQVLECEKNQTFVQTAWNYMNDSLRTNVFVRFQAETIACACIYLAARALQIPLPSRPHWYLLFGASEDEIKDICITTLRLYTRKKPNYEQLEKEVERRKVFLAEAKLKAKGLNPDGTPALSTLGGFSPASKPSSPNVVKVEEKSPNPQTLKPVKKEPDNRTQVNKSPYNGLRKEVKIGRNSRSGSRSRSRTRSRSRSRSPRRHYNSRRSRSGTYSSRSRSRSHSRSPSPRRHQPSPLLPHLKSKTSHHGNSDSKSSGRHNNSGSGGSGHKRKRSRSRSRSRTPVKIDRERDRERERERDRDRSSFDLSTKKHKHDRGSGHRGDRRERERSRSYDRDRERERSHKSKHHSGSGHSGHSRHRR comes from the exons ATGGCCGCAggtcctctctctgtttcttccaACGCATCCACAAACAACGATGGCATCCTCATTGGTGACAAAGTTTACTCGGAAGTTTACCTTACGATCGATAACTCGCTTGTACCCGAGGAAAGGCTCTCTCCGACACCTTCCATGCTCGACGGCCTCGACCTGAACACGGAGACCGACCTTCGCATCCTGGGATGTGAATTGATTCAGTCGGCGGGCATTCTTCTGCGGCTACCACAG GTGGCAATGGCGACTGGACAGGTTCTCTTTCATCGTTTCTTCTACTCCAAGTCCTTCGTCAAACACAGTTTTGAG ATTGTTGCTATGGCTTGTATCAACCTGGCCTCCAAGATTGAAGAAGCGCCACGACGAATACGAGATGTCATCAATGTTTTTCACCACCTGAGACAGCTCAGAGGAAAAAA GACTCCAAGTTCATTGATACTTGATCAGAACTACATAAATACCAAAAACCAAGTCATCAAAGCGGAACGGCGGGTCCTGAAGGAGCTGGGCTTCTGTGTGCATGTCAAGCATCCACACAAG ATTATTGTCATGTACCTTCAAGTCCTGGAATGTGAGAAGAACCAGACATTTGTCCAGACGGCCTG GAACTACATGAATGATAGCCTGAGGACAAATGTGTTCGTGAGGTTCCAAGCAGAGACCATCGCCTGTGCCTGCATATATCTCGCTGCTCGAGCTCTGCAG atacCCCTGCCATCCAGACCTCATTGGTACCTGCTGTTTGGAGCCAGTGAAGATGAGATTAAAGACATCTGTATCACCACCCTTAGACTCTACACTCGGAAGAAG CCCAACTATGAGCAGCTGGAAAAGGAGGTAGAGCGAAGGAAGGTATTTTTGGCAGAGGCTAAACTCAAAGCCAAAGGCCTGAACCCTGATGGTACCCCTGCACTCTCTACCCTGGGTGGCTTCTCTCCTGCTTCCAAGCCTTCCTCCCCAAATGTTGTCAAGGTAGAGGAGAAGTCCCCGAACCCCCAGACCCTCAAGCCAGTTAAAAAGGAGCCAGACAACCGGACTCAGGTCAACAAGAGTCCTTACAATGG GTTGAGGAAAGAGGTGAAAATTGGGAGGAACAGCAGGAGTGGAAGTCGATCTCGTTCGAGAACACGTTCTCGGTCTAGATCTCGCTCTCCTCGCAGACA TTACAACAGTAGGCGCAGTCGCTCAGGGACCTACAGTTCTCGTTCACGCTCTCGTTCTCACAGTCGCAGTCCATCACCTCGGCGACATCAACCCTCACCACTCCTACCCCATCTCAAGTCCAAGACCAGCCACCATGGCAACAGTGACTCAAAGTCCAGCGGACGCCATAACAACAGCGGGAGTGGAGGATCCGGACATAAGAGGAAGCGCTCGCGTTCTCGCTCACGTTCCCGCACTCCAGTCAAAATTGACAGGGAAcgggacagagagagggaacgggagagagacagagatcgCAGCTCCTTTGACCTCtctacaaagaaacacaaacatgatcGAGGAAGTGGCCATCGAGGAGacaggagggagagggaaaggTCGCGGTCCTAcgacagggacagagagagggaacgTAGCCACAAGAGCAAACACCACAGCGGTAGTGGGCACTCAGGACATAGTCGTCACCGGCGTTGA